Sequence from the Clostridium saccharobutylicum DSM 13864 genome:
TTTCCACAGCATCCCCCGCAAGTAAAAGAAATATATCTTGTATTGTCATCATAATCTTTAAAAACTTCGTCCTTATTATAAAAAGCATTTGTGCATGCAAATCCACTGCACCTTCTATGTGCAATATCACACTGAATAATAACAACATATTTAGCGTTCATATTTAGTCCTCCTCTAGATTAATTAATTTTAAAATACGATCTAATATTAGTTTACACTCCCACCCAAGGTAATGGTCAAGTATTTTATAAAAATATTAATGCTCTAAAGATGAAGATCTATCAATTTATTTAACTGACTCCATAAAAATTTTATTATAAACTTTTATTCCTTCAAGTTCGGTTATTACGTTCTCGTTTATTTGTGATATGTACTCCTCAAGCATTTGTATTTTTTCTAAATCATTTATATTCTCTTTACAGCAATTTAATATTTCCTTATATGATTGCATTTGCATTTTTATTAATGATTCATATTGTTTATTAGTTATATCTATAAATTCTATTTCTTTACTTGTCATATCTCCCCCACCTTTCTAAAAATTAAATTCTAGAAAAATAAAAATAATCCTCCCAAATATTACAAATACATGAAGGAGGAATAAAAAATTCCTCCCCGAACTCAACTACTTGTCTACTCTACTAATTAAATTATTGTATTCGTTCAATGCTTTATCAAGTTCTTGGCTTGCAGTTATTACTTCTGGATCTAATAAATTAGTTTTTTCATTAATTAAATCCTGCAATGACTGTCTCATTTGGCAAATCCTTTTGTTTATTTCTTTAATTTTTTCCATAATATACCTCCTTTCGCTATTTATTATAACTAAAAAGACGAGTATTATTCTTAATTTGTAACTTTATGTAACACAGTTTGTAAAAAGCACATATAATTATGTAATTTCTTATTTTTTCATATAAAAAAAGCTCTCATTGAGTTGAGAACTTTTCAAACATTATCTTACTTTTTATTTTCATAGTTAAATTTTATTAAAATCAAAAATTATATATTATTCGAAATTTATTAGTTAATATCTTATTAAAATAAATGTTATGGCAAATTAACTTTTTAATTGGAAGTTCCGCTTAATACATAAGGATGCACTAAGAATATAACTTAGTGCATCCTCTTATTTATTTATTATTTAAGACCTTGTTCGTAGCTTTCTATCATATGTTTAACCATATATCCACCAACACTTCCGTTTTGTCTTGATGAAAGGTTTCCCTTATCTACATTTTCATAATCACTTAATCCTACTTCTGATGCTACCTCAGTTTTTAATCTATTCAATCCTTGTTTTGCCTCTGGAACTAAAGTTCTATTTCTTCCACTATTATTTGAAGCCATATCTATCTACCTCCATTAGTTATAATATTTTGCCGGCATTAATATATTAACCACTCTAATAAATTATAACCTACAAAAATGTTAGTAAATGTAGCATGGATACCTTGTATTAGATAACTTTAGCTATTTATATATATTTTATTATTAAATAAAAAAATCACTGCAATTGCAATATAAAATCCATTTTTATTGAAATTACACACATCTTTCTAAAAATTTCTTTAATGCTTCATTAAAGAAATACCAGTCATGAACACCATTCCATTCTTCATATGTAAAATCAAAATCAAGTTTTTTCATTTCGTTACTAAATCTCATATTATCCTTACGAAAATAATCCTGACTCCCACATGAAGTATATATCTTAGGTTTATGTGGTTTCTCATTTGATTTCTTAGCTAATTCTAATATTTCATAATCAGGATTCCATTCTAAATTATCACCAAAAATTGCTTTAAAATCGTTTAAAATCTGTTCCCCAAATATCTTCTTTGTTTTTTTAAATTCTTCTGTATTTTCATCATATCTTTGGATCTCTAATCCTTCTTTTAAAAATAAACAAGCTGAAGAAAATGCACCACAAACTCCGTATTGTTCAGGTTTTGACAATGCACATTTTAATGCTCCATATCCTCCCATAGAACCACCAATCACCATTGTATCTTCTCTTTTTGATGATATGTTAAAAAAGCTTTTGCATATAAGTGGTAATTCTTCTGTAATATAAGTAAAGAATTTTGCACCATATTTCATATCTGTATAAAAACTTCTAAAAACTTCTGGCATAATAAAGATAACATCATAATTATCAGAGTATACTGGCAGCATAGTAAAGTCGGCCCAATCACCATTACTACCACATAATCCATGTAATAAATAAGCCACTTTATAGCTGCCATCAGCTTTTAACTCATTAGGGGTTACTATTGTTATTCCTGTTTGCATTTCAAGTATTTTTGAAAAAACATTTCCTCGTAATATCATATCCATCCTCCAAATATTATATAAAATTGCTTTAATTGCATTTAAATAGTACTAAGCTGCGTTAATTTAAAGTTGAATTCTTTAAATTAACTATTAACAATCATATATTATTAATCATACAAAATATTCCTTATCTAAGCTAGCTAAATTATAAGTCTAAGTTTAAGATAAAAGTTTCATTGCTAAAATAATATCATACTAATAAAAAATATAGTTAGTCATAAATACTTCTGTATTATTTGTGCACATATATATGGGTGCTGCAAAATTCATAAATACCTCTATAAAATTAATAACCATGCATAAATTAGAAAATTAAATTCTGTAAATGCATGGTTTTTTCATTTATAAATATTATTCTTTCAACGGCCTTAAATAATAAAAATATTTAATTATCATATGTTCTTTGTATCTTCTTCACAACTTTATCTATAAATACTTTCACAATAAATGGATCAAACTTTATTCCTGCATTTTGTTTTATTTCATTTATAGCTTCTTCTACGGTTGAAGCTTTTTTATAAGGTCGTTCAATAGTCATATCATCGAACGAATCTGCAATAGCAATAATCCTTGATTGCAATGAGATTTCATTTCCTTTCAAACCTTTCGGATAACCGCTACCATCCCATTGTTCATGATGCTCTAATACAAATCTACTTATTTGTGAAAATTTATCTACAGTATTTAAAATATGATAACCAATTTCCGGATGACGTTTTACAATATCCCATTCATCTTTACTTAGCTCACCAGGCTTATTAATTATATCCTCATCAATTGTAATTTTACCAATATCATGCATTAATCCTGCAATTTTAATATTCTTAATTTGATCTGGATTTAATTTTAATTCATATGCTATAGCTCCACATATTATACTAACATTCTTAGAATGCTGTGCTTCTATCTTATTTTTGTACAGCTTCTCAATTGCACGATCTATAGTCTTCTTCTTCATATTTTCACTTTTTGAAAGTTTATATTTATACATATTATCTTCTGCTTTCTTGAAAACATCGTGAATATCATCAAAAACGTCTTTTTTTACAGCAAGACCCATTGAAACTGATAAAACAATATTTTCTGTATCCTCATTCGTAATTGCTTCGTCGATACGATTAATGATGCTCCTTGCATCTTCAGCATCAGTATTAGGTAGTAAAATAACAAACTCATCTCCACCAATTCGTGCAACAATGTCATTTTTACGACATTTTCTCTTTAAAATTTTTGATATACTTACTAAAAGCCTATCTCCTGCTATATGTCCAAAGGCATCATTAGTTAACTTTAATCCATTTACATCTGCCATAATAATACTTAAAGGATAATATTTCTTATCCATATTTAATCTTTCAATTTCTTTTTCATAAAATCTTCTATTATATAAACCTGTAAGCTGATCATGATAACTTAAAAATTCAATTTCCTCTTCTGCCAATTTTCGCTCTGTTATATCAGATAATAAATTTAATGTTGCATCTTCATTTTCCCATTCAATCCTAATTGATTTCATCTCAATCCATCGAATGGTGTTATCTTTCTTAACAATTCTAAAAATATTGCTACCATCTTCAACTGCTTCACCTTTCAATAGTTTTGTATGATCATTAATAATACGTTCTTTATCATCTGGGTGAATAAAATAACTAGCTTGACGTGAAATCAATTCACTTCTGTAATAACCAGTAACTTTTTCTGCTATTGGATTGCAAATTTTTATTTTTCCTTTTTGAAAAACCATAATCATTTCCATAGCATTTTCAAATAATAATCGGTACTTTTTTTCACTTTGATTTAATGCATCTACAAGCTTATTTCTAAATGTAATATCACGAACTACAAGAATTAAATGTGATATTCCTTTAAGTTTTATTATCTTAGCAGAAATAAGAGCAACTATTGGTTCTCCACCTTTTTTTGTTAAAATCACTTTTAAATTCTTGCAGTAGCCTTTTGTTTTTATCTCATTAATGAGTTTTTGTCTATCTGAAGAATCTTTGTAAATACCTATCTCTTCTGGACATTTTCCGATAACATCCTTCATTTCATAGCCAAATGTTTCACAAAAAACTTGATTTACATTTACAATCAACCCATCATTTAATCTAGTTATTACTGTTGTCTCTGGACTTGTGCTAAATATTTGTTCGAAATGTTTCTTAGCTTCGGTTGCTTCACTTTCAAGGTCAGATATTTCATTAAAAATTAATTCTAACTGCTTTGTCATTTGATTAAAAGAATCAGCAATTTCTCCTTTTGAATCAATTTTTTTAGAAAAATCTCCTAAAGATACTGCTTTTATATAGCATGCTAAGTTTTTCATAGAAACTTGTAAGTTTTTAGCTACATCAGGCAAATATCCAGTTTCTTTAATTTCGAATCCCACTTCTCCACGACTAATGAAATTAACAGCATTTCGAATTTCAAGTATAGTATTATAAAGAGATTCAAATCCTTCAACCTCCAACAACTCTTTAGATGGGTATGGTTCAATTTCTTTATCTTTTATTAAGTTCAATAACAATTTAATTATGATGTCAAGTTTATTTGAGTCACTCATTTTAATCCCTCACTATTAATTATTTTTAATAGAATTTTCCTTAAAGCTATATATTTAATCTCATAAATATTAAAAAGCTATGTATTTTTCATTAAAATTAATTTAAATTATCTTCAATTCACTATAACTTTTATAATATAAATTTTATTTTTATAAATTATAATGATTTTATATACAAATTTTTAGATAATTCTCTCAGTTTATTTTCATCCAATATGGATACTGTTTTATTATCACATTTTATAATTGATTTTTCTTCAAGCTCTTTTAAAGTCCTATTTAAATGCCTATAAGTTGTTCCTAAAAATTGAGCAATTTCTGAGAATGACGAGTCTAAAACTATATAGTTTTTCTCGGTTAAATTCTCAACTAAATAACTAGCTAATCTATTTATAAGTGGATATACAAAATTATATGAAGTATTATTAACAGTTACATAAAGTTTTTCACTTAATGAATCTATCAAATGACGCAAAAACTTAGGATTATCCAAATATAATTTTCTTAGCAAATTTGAAGATATCGCTATTAAATAGCTATCTTCTACTGCATCAATATCACAAGCTATAGGCAAATTCTTTAAAAGTTCTAAATCTCCTATAGAATTAAAATCTTTATAAAACTTTAACAGCATTGACTTACCATTTTCAAAAAGATATGTAACTTTAATTTTTCCATCTACAAGAATATAATAATATTCTAAATTAGTTTGTGCTTTTAATATATACTCCCCTTTTTCATAAAAGTGAAGCTCCATATGATTAATTAAATCTGCATCAAATATATTTTCTATATTATGTTTTGAAATATAATGATTTAAAAGATTAATATTTAAAATTCTTTTCATTATCCCTCCCAACATGACATATGTCATGTTCAAACTCTTGCAAATATAATATTTTATTTATAAGGAATTGTAAAGTAAAAATAATTAATTATTAAAAATATAATATTTTTAATAAAAAATTTAATAACTTATACGGAGGAAAACTATGGAATACGAAATTATACTATTCGATGCTGATGAAACTTTATTTGATTTCAAAAGATCTGAAAAAGATGCAATAAAAAATACTATGATTGAATTTAATATAGACTATAATGAGAATTATCACTTAAAAATATATCAAGAAATAAACACAGCTATTTGGAAAGAATTTGAGAATGGACTTATCACGCAAAAAAAATTAAAAGTAGATAGATTTAAAAGATTGTCAGACAAGCTAGATATTAAATTTGATGAAAATAAATTCGCAAAAAGCTATATAAAACATTTAGCTAATGCATCCTTTTTATATGAAGATAGTATGGAACTTGTAAAAAGTCTTTATAATAACCATAAACTTATTATAATTACAAATGGCCTTAAGGATGTACAAGACAATAGAATAAGAAATTCCGTTATCGCCAAATACTTCCGATGTATAGTCGTATCTGAAGAAGTTGGGATATCAAAGCCAGATTCAAAAATATTTGAACATGCTTTAAGGAATATAAATTATACAAATAAAAGCAAAATATTAATGGTAGGAGATAGTTTAACTTCTGATATACAAGGTGGAATAAATTTCGGTATAGATACATGCTGGTATAATCCAAATAATATACAAAATAAAAGTGAACTAAATCCTACTTATGAGATTTCTAATCTAATGAATCTCATAGATATAATTTAGAATTAAAGTTATGTGTTAACTAAGAGAAAAAATAGTGTTCTTTTTATTTCAATTAGGCACATAAAAAATAACAAAACAAAGATGAATTGCATATTTCGTATTAGACAATGAAGCAAATTTTGCTCATACTAAGTCTATTAGTATACTAACTCAATCTGACTTAAATCTGCATTCATACTAGTCAATTATTTTTTAATTGTGCCTTATTATAAAAATTATTTAATCATTTACTTTTAAATTCATCCTCTACACAATTTTCCATAGATTCTTATCTCCACTTAATTCAGCAACACAGCTAGCAATTGAGTTTTTAACCATTTCATCTAGAGCTTGTCTTGTATGAAAAGCTGTATGCGGCGTAAGTATTACGTTTGGCATCGATCTAAGTATCGCCATATTTCTATGGGGTATAACTTTATTCTTGAATTCTTTATAGTAATATTCCGTTTCATCCTCTATTACATCCAAAGCAGCTCCTCCAATTTTTCCATTTTCAATTGCTTCAATTAAAGCATCTGTATCAATTAAGCTACCTCTAGCTGTATTTATAATGATTGCTCTGTCTTTCATAGAATTGATAACATCTTTGTCAATCATATGAAAGCTTTCGTCTGTAGCCGGCATGTGCAACGAAATTATATCACTTTCAGCATATAGTTCATTTAAAGATACATAATTTAAAATTCCTTTCATTTCTTCTTTTTCACGTCTACTATATGCAATAATTCTACAGCCAAATACCTGAAGCATCTTTGCAACCTGC
This genomic interval carries:
- a CDS encoding alpha/beta hydrolase, producing the protein MILRGNVFSKILEMQTGITIVTPNELKADGSYKVAYLLHGLCGSNGDWADFTMLPVYSDNYDVIFIMPEVFRSFYTDMKYGAKFFTYITEELPLICKSFFNISSKREDTMVIGGSMGGYGALKCALSKPEQYGVCGAFSSACLFLKEGLEIQRYDENTEEFKKTKKIFGEQILNDFKAIFGDNLEWNPDYEILELAKKSNEKPHKPKIYTSCGSQDYFRKDNMRFSNEMKKLDFDFTYEEWNGVHDWYFFNEALKKFLERCV
- a CDS encoding YjjG family noncanonical pyrimidine nucleotidase, giving the protein MEYEIILFDADETLFDFKRSEKDAIKNTMIEFNIDYNENYHLKIYQEINTAIWKEFENGLITQKKLKVDRFKRLSDKLDIKFDENKFAKSYIKHLANASFLYEDSMELVKSLYNNHKLIIITNGLKDVQDNRIRNSVIAKYFRCIVVSEEVGISKPDSKIFEHALRNINYTNKSKILMVGDSLTSDIQGGINFGIDTCWYNPNNIQNKSELNPTYEISNLMNLIDII
- a CDS encoding Crp/Fnr family transcriptional regulator codes for the protein MKRILNINLLNHYISKHNIENIFDADLINHMELHFYEKGEYILKAQTNLEYYYILVDGKIKVTYLFENGKSMLLKFYKDFNSIGDLELLKNLPIACDIDAVEDSYLIAISSNLLRKLYLDNPKFLRHLIDSLSEKLYVTVNNTSYNFVYPLINRLASYLVENLTEKNYIVLDSSFSEIAQFLGTTYRHLNRTLKELEEKSIIKCDNKTVSILDENKLRELSKNLYIKSL
- a CDS encoding D-isomer specific 2-hydroxyacid dehydrogenase family protein, with amino-acid sequence MKIVVYSVLDMEKPYYEGLEEKHGIEIVFTNEPPKMENIKLAHNADAVCIITTPVKSDLIDAFYKEGVRYISTRTIGYDHIDIERAKEIGMGVGNSEYSPDSVAEYTVMLMLMAERNIKTIINSYQNQDFSLNNVQGCLLKNLTVGIIGTGKIGMQVAKMLQVFGCRIIAYSRREKEEMKGILNYVSLNELYAESDIISLHMPATDESFHMIDKDVINSMKDRAIIINTARGSLIDTDALIEAIENGKIGGAALDVIEDETEYYYKEFKNKVIPHRNMAILRSMPNVILTPHTAFHTRQALDEMVKNSIASCVAELSGDKNLWKIV
- a CDS encoding HD domain-containing phosphohydrolase; its protein translation is MSDSNKLDIIIKLLLNLIKDKEIEPYPSKELLEVEGFESLYNTILEIRNAVNFISRGEVGFEIKETGYLPDVAKNLQVSMKNLACYIKAVSLGDFSKKIDSKGEIADSFNQMTKQLELIFNEISDLESEATEAKKHFEQIFSTSPETTVITRLNDGLIVNVNQVFCETFGYEMKDVIGKCPEEIGIYKDSSDRQKLINEIKTKGYCKNLKVILTKKGGEPIVALISAKIIKLKGISHLILVVRDITFRNKLVDALNQSEKKYRLLFENAMEMIMVFQKGKIKICNPIAEKVTGYYRSELISRQASYFIHPDDKERIINDHTKLLKGEAVEDGSNIFRIVKKDNTIRWIEMKSIRIEWENEDATLNLLSDITERKLAEEEIEFLSYHDQLTGLYNRRFYEKEIERLNMDKKYYPLSIIMADVNGLKLTNDAFGHIAGDRLLVSISKILKRKCRKNDIVARIGGDEFVILLPNTDAEDARSIINRIDEAITNEDTENIVLSVSMGLAVKKDVFDDIHDVFKKAEDNMYKYKLSKSENMKKKTIDRAIEKLYKNKIEAQHSKNVSIICGAIAYELKLNPDQIKNIKIAGLMHDIGKITIDEDIINKPGELSKDEWDIVKRHPEIGYHILNTVDKFSQISRFVLEHHEQWDGSGYPKGLKGNEISLQSRIIAIADSFDDMTIERPYKKASTVEEAINEIKQNAGIKFDPFIVKVFIDKVVKKIQRTYDN
- a CDS encoding aspartyl-phosphate phosphatase Spo0E family protein: MEKIKEINKRICQMRQSLQDLINEKTNLLDPEVITASQELDKALNEYNNLISRVDK
- a CDS encoding alpha/beta-type small acid-soluble spore protein, whose translation is MASNNSGRNRTLVPEAKQGLNRLKTEVASEVGLSDYENVDKGNLSSRQNGSVGGYMVKHMIESYEQGLK